The [Actinobacillus] rossii genome contains a region encoding:
- the miaA gene encoding tRNA delta(2)-isopentenylpyrophosphate transferase: MTTNNPKPTAIFLMGPTASGKTDLAIQLYQNLPVEVISVDSALIYKGMDIGTAKPSKEELALAPHRLIDILDPAESYSAMNFREDALREMADITAQGKIPLLVGGTMLYYKALIDGLSPLPNADEKVRSEIEEKAAQVGWSALHKELEIIDPISAARINPNDSQRINRALEVFYITGKSLTELTEQKGEMLPYQVLQFAIAPEDRTILHERIELRFKKMMDLGFKAEVEKLFARPDLHLDLPSIRCVGYRQMWEHLQGQYNLDEAIYRGICATRQLAKRQITWLRGWKTPITWLDSLQNEQNLKKITQAFDLAMQNH, encoded by the coding sequence ATGACAACTAATAACCCAAAACCAACCGCTATTTTTCTCATGGGACCAACGGCTTCGGGTAAAACCGATCTCGCAATTCAGCTATATCAAAATTTGCCTGTAGAGGTGATTAGTGTTGATAGTGCATTGATTTATAAAGGAATGGATATTGGCACAGCTAAACCAAGCAAAGAAGAACTTGCGCTCGCTCCACATCGTTTGATTGACATACTGGATCCCGCAGAAAGTTATTCTGCCATGAATTTCCGCGAAGATGCCTTACGCGAAATGGCGGATATTACCGCACAAGGCAAAATTCCCTTGTTAGTGGGTGGGACGATGCTGTATTACAAAGCCTTGATTGATGGGCTTTCTCCATTACCTAACGCAGATGAAAAAGTGCGGTCAGAAATTGAAGAAAAAGCAGCTCAAGTAGGCTGGTCTGCATTGCATAAAGAACTTGAAATAATCGATCCTATTTCAGCTGCTCGCATTAATCCTAATGATAGCCAACGGATTAATCGCGCTCTAGAAGTTTTCTATATTACCGGAAAATCTCTCACTGAGCTGACTGAACAAAAAGGCGAAATGCTGCCCTATCAGGTTTTACAATTTGCTATCGCACCAGAAGATCGCACGATTCTGCATGAACGTATTGAATTGCGTTTCAAAAAAATGATGGATTTAGGTTTTAAGGCGGAAGTGGAAAAACTTTTTGCACGCCCTGATTTACATTTGGATTTACCCTCTATTCGTTGTGTAGGTTATCGTCAAATGTGGGAACATTTACAAGGGCAATATAATTTAGATGAGGCCATTTATCGCGGTATTTGCGCCACACGCCAATTAGCAAAACGTCAAATTACGTGGCTACGTGGCTGGAAAACGCCAATTACTTGGCTAGACAGCCTGCAAAATGAACAAAATCTTAAAAAGATTACTCAAGCCTTTGATTTGGCTATGCAAAACCATTAA
- the hfq gene encoding host factor-I protein Hfq, protein MAKGQSLQDPYLNALRRERIPVSIYLVNGIKLQGQIESFDQFVILLKNTVNQMVYKHAISTVVPARSVSHHNNNNNHNGQYQQSSQPQVAIEDAQAE, encoded by the coding sequence ATGGCAAAAGGACAATCATTACAAGATCCTTATTTGAATGCGCTCCGCCGTGAACGTATTCCTGTATCGATTTATCTTGTTAACGGTATTAAATTGCAAGGTCAAATTGAATCTTTCGACCAATTCGTGATTTTATTAAAAAACACTGTCAACCAAATGGTTTATAAACACGCAATTTCAACCGTTGTGCCTGCGCGTTCAGTGTCACACCACAACAACAATAATAACCATAATGGACAATATCAACAATCTTCTCAGCCACAAGTGGCAATAGAAGACGCGCAAGCAGAATAA
- the hflX gene encoding small GTP-binding protein: MLKTENTSIQSAVELPEVSTALYSFTENRNDKAIVVHVFFSPNKSLDDLIEFQLLAKSAQVDIAQVLTTSRSTPQAKYFVGQGKAEEIAETVALHDANVILVNHQLTPAQTRNLESLCHCRVVDRTGLILDIFAQRARSHEGKLQVELAQLKHLATRLVRRKTGLDQQKGAVGLRGPGETQLETDRRLIKVRIAQLQNRLEKVAKQRNQNRQTRQKADIPTISLVGYTNAGKSTLFNCLTQSAVYAADQLFATLDPTLRRLSIQDVGTTILADTVGFIRDLPHDLVSAFKSTLQEMTEASLLLHVIDTSDTRKAENIVAVNTVLEEIAANAIPTLLVYNKIDALEDVQPHIEWNDEKQPIAVYLSAQTHAGIDLLFEAIRVRLSNEILKLHITLAPNLGRIRHALYTLNCIRQEQISEQGSFELDIEIDKVEWLKLAKRFPLLETFTPSAVKNLDDF, translated from the coding sequence ATGTTGAAAACAGAAAATACCTCAATTCAAAGTGCGGTAGAACTTCCTGAAGTTTCCACCGCACTTTATTCATTTACAGAAAATAGGAATGACAAAGCAATTGTTGTTCACGTTTTCTTTTCCCCAAATAAAAGCCTTGATGATTTAATTGAATTTCAATTATTGGCTAAATCAGCCCAAGTCGACATTGCACAAGTATTAACAACTTCACGTTCTACTCCACAAGCAAAATATTTTGTTGGACAAGGAAAAGCAGAAGAAATCGCTGAAACCGTTGCATTACATGATGCCAATGTAATTTTAGTAAATCACCAACTCACGCCGGCTCAAACTCGAAATTTAGAAAGTTTATGCCATTGCCGTGTAGTCGATCGCACAGGATTAATCTTAGATATTTTTGCGCAACGTGCTCGTTCTCATGAAGGGAAATTACAGGTTGAGTTAGCCCAACTCAAGCACCTTGCCACACGTTTAGTTCGTCGTAAAACCGGGCTTGATCAACAAAAAGGGGCGGTAGGTCTGCGTGGACCGGGAGAAACGCAACTAGAAACCGATCGACGATTGATTAAAGTACGCATTGCGCAATTACAAAATCGTTTAGAAAAAGTAGCTAAACAACGAAATCAAAATCGTCAAACCCGCCAAAAAGCCGATATTCCAACAATTTCCTTAGTGGGCTATACCAATGCGGGAAAATCTACTCTTTTTAACTGTTTAACCCAATCCGCTGTCTATGCTGCCGATCAACTTTTTGCCACACTCGATCCCACCTTACGTCGTTTATCAATTCAAGACGTAGGAACAACCATTTTAGCTGACACGGTTGGATTTATTCGCGATTTGCCGCACGATCTCGTCTCCGCATTTAAATCTACATTGCAAGAAATGACAGAAGCGAGCTTATTGCTGCATGTCATTGATACATCAGACACAAGAAAAGCAGAAAATATTGTGGCTGTGAATACGGTATTGGAAGAAATTGCGGCAAATGCAATTCCCACATTACTCGTTTACAACAAAATTGATGCGTTGGAAGATGTGCAACCACATATCGAATGGAACGATGAAAAACAACCGATAGCCGTTTATCTTTCTGCACAAACACATGCGGGAATCGATTTACTCTTTGAGGCTATTCGAGTACGTTTAAGCAATGAAATTCTAAAATTGCATATTACACTTGCCCCAAATCTCGGCAGAATACGCCATGCGCTTTATACATTAAATTGTATTCGCCAAGAGCAAATCAGCGAACAAGGATCATTTGAACTTGATATAGAAATCGATAAAGTCGAATGGCTGAAATTAGCCAAACGCTTTCCGTTACTGGAGACATTTACGCCAAGTGCGGTCAAAAATTTAGATGATTTTTAA
- the tyrR gene encoding sigma-54 factor interaction domain-containing protein: MTENIPHFTFDDIVAHSAKMHTLVETAKKFAQLEAPLLIQGETGTGKDLIAKACHQWSARRDARFIAVNCAGLPSEDAESEMFGQAKGNKTTQGFFEYADGGTVLLDGVAELSLPLQAKLLRFLTDGTFRRVGEEQEHYANVRVICTSQVPLAQYVELGRVRSDLFHRLNVLTLDVPTLRERQEDMADLVALFVAQISENLHISVPQFDADFVRYLSSYCWPGNARELYNALYRACSLAESNQLSVIHLNLQPQVKTTQNSTINLEQFENFTLDQIMANYESQVLREFYAQYPSTRKLATRLGVSHTAIANKLKQYGIGK; encoded by the coding sequence ATGACTGAAAACATACCGCACTTTACATTTGATGATATTGTCGCGCATAGCGCAAAAATGCATACTTTAGTGGAAACGGCAAAAAAATTTGCTCAACTAGAAGCCCCTTTGTTAATTCAGGGTGAGACTGGAACAGGAAAAGATTTGATTGCTAAAGCTTGTCATCAATGGAGTGCCCGTCGTGATGCGCGATTTATTGCAGTAAACTGTGCTGGCTTGCCGAGTGAAGATGCGGAAAGTGAAATGTTTGGTCAAGCTAAAGGCAATAAAACCACACAAGGTTTTTTCGAATATGCTGACGGTGGAACGGTATTATTAGATGGGGTTGCCGAGCTTTCCTTGCCATTGCAAGCAAAATTGCTGCGTTTTCTCACTGACGGTACTTTTCGTCGTGTTGGTGAAGAGCAAGAGCATTACGCAAATGTTCGCGTTATTTGTACATCACAAGTGCCATTAGCACAATATGTGGAACTAGGGCGAGTGCGTAGTGATTTATTTCATCGTCTAAACGTTTTAACGTTAGATGTGCCTACTTTGCGCGAACGCCAAGAAGATATGGCAGATTTAGTGGCTTTATTTGTGGCACAAATCAGTGAAAATCTTCATATTTCGGTCCCACAATTTGATGCGGATTTTGTGCGATATTTGAGCAGTTATTGCTGGCCGGGCAATGCACGTGAGCTTTATAATGCGCTCTATCGTGCTTGTTCATTAGCAGAAAGTAATCAACTTTCAGTTATTCATTTAAATTTACAGCCTCAGGTAAAAACAACACAAAATAGCACAATAAACCTTGAGCAGTTTGAGAATTTTACACTGGATCAGATTATGGCAAACTATGAAAGCCAAGTATTACGTGAATTTTATGCACAATATCCGAGTACGAGAAAATTGGCTACGCGTTTAGGTGTCTCGCATACGGCGATAGCAAATAAGTTGAAACAATATGGTATTGGGAAATAA
- the ycjF_2 gene encoding Domain of uncharacterised function (DUF697), whose translation MNDKIIFSQSESNVESSHFQPKKEFTEDAEITPDLTALDGDISEPLEGELLTENFEQVVNPKPRWWKRLLILAVLLFFGATIAQSVQWLIDTWQANQWIYFAFAIASCSVVGVGILAVVKEFWCLRRLRQHLTLQEQSAVIFRDNFSPEQSKALCVTITKSLNMDNQHPAVQQWQRQVSDGHSAQEIAYLFSQNVMPNFDQQAKKLVTKAAIESATVVAISPLAVVDMFFVAWRNIRLVNRIAKIYGIELGYFSRLRLMKLVLLNIAVTGATELLQDVGMHWISQDLTAKLSVRAAQGIGVGLLTARLGIKTIEFCRPLAFQPDEKPRLRHIQKEILTVLKSTVLNPTKVKETEKL comes from the coding sequence ATGAACGATAAGATTATTTTTAGCCAATCCGAATCAAACGTTGAATCAAGTCACTTTCAGCCGAAAAAAGAATTCACTGAAGATGCCGAAATTACGCCTGATTTGACCGCACTTGATGGGGATATCAGTGAACCTTTAGAAGGCGAATTATTAACGGAAAATTTTGAGCAAGTGGTGAATCCGAAACCACGCTGGTGGAAACGTTTACTGATATTGGCAGTGTTATTATTTTTCGGTGCAACTATCGCGCAATCTGTACAATGGTTAATCGATACTTGGCAAGCGAATCAATGGATTTATTTCGCTTTCGCTATTGCAAGCTGTTCAGTCGTTGGCGTGGGGATTTTGGCTGTCGTAAAAGAATTTTGGTGTTTACGTCGTTTGCGTCAACATTTAACGTTGCAAGAGCAAAGTGCGGTGATTTTTCGCGATAATTTTTCACCGGAACAAAGTAAAGCGTTATGTGTAACAATTACGAAATCATTAAATATGGATAATCAGCATCCTGCTGTGCAGCAGTGGCAGCGTCAAGTGAGTGACGGTCATTCGGCACAAGAAATCGCGTATTTATTCAGCCAAAATGTTATGCCGAATTTCGATCAGCAAGCGAAGAAATTAGTGACAAAAGCAGCGATTGAAAGTGCCACTGTCGTCGCAATTAGTCCACTCGCTGTGGTTGATATGTTTTTTGTTGCATGGCGTAATATTCGTTTAGTGAATCGTATTGCTAAAATTTATGGCATTGAACTTGGCTATTTCAGTCGTTTACGCCTAATGAAATTGGTATTGCTGAATATTGCGGTGACTGGTGCAACGGAGTTACTGCAAGATGTGGGTATGCATTGGATTTCACAAGATTTGACTGCCAAGCTTTCAGTTCGTGCAGCGCAGGGAATTGGTGTCGGTTTGTTGACCGCACGTTTGGGAATAAAAACCATAGAATTTTGCCGTCCGTTGGCATTCCAACCTGATGAGAAACCGCGTTTACGTCATATTCAAAAAGAAATCTTAACGGTATTAAAAAGTACAGTACTCAATCCGACTAAGGTAAAAGAAACCGAAAAACTGTAA